CTTGATCTTCGCCTTGGTCAGCGCCACGTTCACGCGATCGCGAAAGACGTTGTGGTCTTCGTACAGCGCATCGCCAAGGGCGTCACGTAGCATCGTCGCGACTTCCACCAACCGCGCGTCGCGCTCCCACGACTTGGCGTCGAGCAGCTTCTTGCGCTTCTTCTCGGGCAGACCCTTCTTGCTGCCGCCGCCCTCCTCGTCATCCGCGTCGTCTTCATCGGATCCCCACTCAGCCAGCCGCTGTTCAAGCGCCGTCGAGAGCCGCGCGAAGTCGGTCACCAGCGCGTTACCGAACTCTTCGTACAGCACCGAGCGAATCTCCTCGTCGCCTGACGCAACGCGCAGCGACTCGATCGCGCCGGGGGTGAGGCGACTGTGCAGCCGCAGCGGACGCTCCACGGTGACCTTCCAGTAGCCGAACGCTTCATTGGGGAAGATCTTTGATTCGGGTGTCTCGTTGAATTCAAGAAACGTCTGGTTGATGCGCGCGACATCGTCTGGCGAAAGCTCGCAGTTCTTCTTGCCGAGGTTCTTGCGCAGCGGCTTGAACCACTGCGAGGCATCGATGAGCTGCACCTGTCCCTTGCGGTGCGCCGGCTTGCGGTTGCTCAGCACCCAGATGTACGTCGCGATGCCAGTGTTGTAGAAGAGATTGAGCGGCAACGCAACAATGGCCTCGAGCCAATCGTTCTCTATCAGCCAGCGGCGGATGTTACTTTCGCCCTGGCCCGCGTCGCCGGTGAAGAGCGACGAGCCATTGTGCACTTCGGCGATGCGGCTGCCGAGTGCCGACGTGTCGTTCATCTTCGACGCCATGTTGGCGAGGAAGAGCATCTGCCCGTCGCTGGACCGGGTGACCAGAGACAGCTCCTCACCCCGATGCATCACCTTGAAGCGCGGATCGCGCATGCCGTCTTTGCCGCCCATGGCCTCGAGGTCCTTCTTCCAGCTCTTCCCGTAGGGCGGGTTGGCGAGCATGAAGTCGAACTCCTGCGCGGGGAATGCATCGTGCGCGAGCGTGGACCACTCCGCTCCGCCTACGATGTGATCCGCGTTCTCGCCCTCGCCCTTGAGGAGCATGTCGGCCTTGCAGACTGCGTACGTCTCGGGATTGATCTCCTGACCGTACAGGAGGCTCTTGACCTGTTGGCCGTGCTTAGCGGCAATTGACCTCAGCGTCTCCTCGGCGACTGTGAGCATGCCACCGGTGCCGCAGGCGCAATCGTACAGCAGGTAGGTGCCCGACTTGATCTCGTGCTCGATCGGCAGGAACACGAGGTTCGCCATGAGCCGGACCGCATCACGCGGGGTCCAGTGCTCACCGGCTTCCTCGTTGTTCTCTTCGTTGAACTTGCGAACCAGCTCCTCAAAGACCGTACCCATGGCATGATTGTCGATGCCAGCAGGGGATAGGTCGATTAATGGATCGAGGAACTTGGAAATCAGCGTGCCAAGCGAGTCTGAGCGAGAGAGTGTCTGAAGCTGGTTACGGAACTTGAAGTTCTCGAGAATGTCCTGAACGTTCGACGAGAAGCCGTTCAGGTAGTCCTCGAAGTCCGACAAGAGCTGCTGTTGGCTTCCTCGTGAGGTCAGGTCACGCAGGGTGAACTTGGACGTGTTGTAGAAGGCCTGTCCCGCTGCATCCGCGAGCGCCGCGCGCTGCTCAGTGATGCCCGCTTCGTCCAACATGTTCCGTGTGGCAAGCACGCGCGCCTTGGTCGGCTCGAGCACGGCGTCCATGCGCCGAATGACACACATCGGCAGAATGACATCCGGGTACTTTCCGCGCTTGAACAAGTCGCGCAGGACATCGTCCGCGATACCCCAGATGAACGAGACGATCTTGTTGTGGGTGGCCTGGTCCACTGGTCTATTCGCTCCAAGTTCATTTAAGGAGAAGCTCGGCGGATACTCGAGCATCAAGTTGGCTAAACTCGCTCGCGTTCGCGAGAGGTGGATTGGGCGCACTCGAGTGCAATCCTCGACGTCGGCAGCAACGAAGGTCTTGGACTTCGAAGGGTTCCTGCGCCTTCTACATCGCCAGCCAAGGCGGATGCCCGATATGTTCACGTGGGGCGAGTCGCATCCCCACGGAGTTGGGCATCCGGAGGTCACCTGTGACGCGTCGACTATTCCTTGCCGACAATCGCCAGCGCATCCCAGTGAAAGATGGCAGCGAACGGGACTTCCGTGACCTCTTCGGTCTTCTGGCCGATTTGCACCCGTATATCGGCGACCTTACGTCGTGGGTCCACACGAACGAGTTTGGCCGCCAAGGGCTCATTGGGAAAGCCGCGGATCGTGGGCGCATATACCGCGACTGCGCTCCTAGGCTTCAAGTCACGCGACTTGAGCGGACGCATGTCAGGGAGTGCGTTCGGCTCGAACCTGTATTCCGCGCGCCCGAACTCATCATCGCCAGATGCCATAACGGCGAGGCGCTGAATTTGGGCAGCCCGATCGCCGTTCTGGGCCGACCGTATCTGTGCAAATAGCGCTGAGGCGTGCCCCTCAAGCCACTCTCGCGGATTCCCCGACCGAAGATGGATGCGCCACTCCCGGCGCCTTGGCCCCCGAGCTCCCGTTTCGATGTGGTCGACGGCAGCGCACTGAAAGAACATGTTGATCGTTCGACGGAGATCGCGTTCCAGCTGATCCGGATTTGACGACGCAAATCCGCTGGGGAACTCAAGCGGCGGTACGGCACGAAGTAGTGTTGCCGTTCGTCGAAAATGCATCTCCCGAATGCTCTTGTCCCGGTTACAGGTAGAGCAGAGCGTTTGAAGGTTATTGGGCTCATTGGTGCCCCCATGATATCGCGCTACAATGTGGTCAACCTGCAGTGTGCGCGAGTTTGACGAGCCGCAACAGAGGCATCGATTGCCGTCTCTCCGAAACACCTCCCTTTTCGCGGACTCGCTCGGCTCTGAGTCCGGCAGCACAGCGGGCGGAGCAATCACCGGTGATGTAGGGCCAATGATCCCCACGCCGGTGGTTCGCTGCAGTTGTCCCTCAACGAGGTGACGAAACTGGTGGCGAAACAGATCGAATGTTGGAAAGAGGGCACGCCAGAATCGCTGCTCATCCTCGTACACGGTGCTGAGATACTTCCACGTTTGGCTAGGACCCCAGTCCTCGACCGTCGCTTGCCGAGCGGCCAGCGTGAGATCGTGCGCTTCCCGATGTTCAAACGGAAAGAAGGGCGGCGCCTCACCGGCCCGCTGCCCGACGTGTCGAGCGAGATGGAAAAGACTCATACCAATACCGCTGGCGTTCTGCTCCTTGTTCGCGAAGAAGAATGCAGTCCATTCATCGATCTGTGCCGAGACCGCGTTGTAACGCAAACCGGGGTCGGCGAAGGGACGAATGTCTGATGAACACAGATGCTTGAGGAAGGCGTCATAGCTTGCCTTCTCATCTTCGTGCACTAAGACCATCGGGCGAACGTGCGCTGTATCGTCAGTTTCAGCCACCTCGACATCAAAGTCAGAGACGAACCAACCAAGCGGCAGAAGCTCCAAGAAGGACGCTGGCGCGAGTTGTCCGGTCTCCATCTGTCGCGCGAGTCGCCGAACGAGCTCAATCGAGACCAGCTGCAGGGGCAGCTCACGGCGCGCCGGCCGCGCCTCTTGGCTTTCCGCACCGGTCCACAGGTCGTCGAACTCGGCCCACTGGATGGCCTCACGCCATTGGTCCATGAATAGCACGATGTTCGCCGTCGTCGTGCCACCGAATTTCGGCCCCCGAAGCGCGCGCCCAACCATCTGCCGCAGCAATATCGGACTTGTCGTCTGCCTCGTGAGGAAGACGGTCTGCACGTTGGGAACGTCCGTGCCCTCTGTGAGCATGCGGACGTTGATCAGTACATCAAGCTCGCCGTCGTGAAATGCCTTCAAAACGAGCGCATTGGCATCTCGGGATCTGCGGTTTCGCTCCTCAACGGTACCCGGACCGCGGTCTACATGTGAATACACGGCGTTCGCCCGTACGCCGTTCTCTCGCAACTTCTCGCAAAGATATTCACACTGGTGCCATCGGTCAGCAAAGATGATTGTCTTGCCGAAGTCGGCGCGCCGCTCCACGTAGGTGCGCCAGATCG
This region of Gemmatimonas groenlandica genomic DNA includes:
- a CDS encoding type I restriction-modification system subunit M codes for the protein MDQATHNKIVSFIWGIADDVLRDLFKRGKYPDVILPMCVIRRMDAVLEPTKARVLATRNMLDEAGITEQRAALADAAGQAFYNTSKFTLRDLTSRGSQQQLLSDFEDYLNGFSSNVQDILENFKFRNQLQTLSRSDSLGTLISKFLDPLIDLSPAGIDNHAMGTVFEELVRKFNEENNEEAGEHWTPRDAVRLMANLVFLPIEHEIKSGTYLLYDCACGTGGMLTVAEETLRSIAAKHGQQVKSLLYGQEINPETYAVCKADMLLKGEGENADHIVGGAEWSTLAHDAFPAQEFDFMLANPPYGKSWKKDLEAMGGKDGMRDPRFKVMHRGEELSLVTRSSDGQMLFLANMASKMNDTSALGSRIAEVHNGSSLFTGDAGQGESNIRRWLIENDWLEAIVALPLNLFYNTGIATYIWVLSNRKPAHRKGQVQLIDASQWFKPLRKNLGKKNCELSPDDVARINQTFLEFNETPESKIFPNEAFGYWKVTVERPLRLHSRLTPGAIESLRVASGDEEIRSVLYEEFGNALVTDFARLSTALEQRLAEWGSDEDDADDEEGGGSKKGLPEKKRKKLLDAKSWERDARLVEVATMLRDALGDALYEDHNVFRDRVNVALTKAKIKLSAPELKLILKAVSWREESAPPVIAKVHKLGKVKPHPLRGFYEVTVNNKAAVVEFEPDADLRDTEQVPLLEEGGIEVFVRREVLPYTADAWIKEDATKIGYEVSFTRHFYKPQPLRTLEEISADIMAIEKEAEGLLAGITAGVKI
- a CDS encoding DEAD/DEAH box helicase family protein encodes the protein MGALSEWEREYNLDEARKQPSGREEAAHQTEALSELSKWYSAQSTVDSGGLLVLPTGAGKTFTAVRFLCRNPLSEGYKVLWLAHTHHLLEQALDSFGKRSDGARLEVGHIREPRERLRARVVSGTHGHSRIAAVSQNDDVVIATLQTAARAYREGHAQLQAFLESAKGKLVVVFDEAHHAPAPSYTEFLLSLRRQIPGMKLMGLTATPMYNDTKREGWLAKLFPQKILYQVSASRLIAQGILAKPIPIPCRTKFEPRFDAAKFQRWRAMYQDVPDDIITQLAENQERNDTIWRTYVERRADFGKTIIFADRWHQCEYLCEKLRENGVRANAVYSHVDRGPGTVEERNRRSRDANALVLKAFHDGELDVLINVRMLTEGTDVPNVQTVFLTRQTTSPILLRQMVGRALRGPKFGGTTTANIVLFMDQWREAIQWAEFDDLWTGAESQEARPARRELPLQLVSIELVRRLARQMETGQLAPASFLELLPLGWFVSDFDVEVAETDDTAHVRPMVLVHEDEKASYDAFLKHLCSSDIRPFADPGLRYNAVSAQIDEWTAFFFANKEQNASGIGMSLFHLARHVGQRAGEAPPFFPFEHREAHDLTLAARQATVEDWGPSQTWKYLSTVYEDEQRFWRALFPTFDLFRHQFRHLVEGQLQRTTGVGIIGPTSPVIAPPAVLPDSEPSESAKREVFRRDGNRCLCCGSSNSRTLQVDHIVARYHGGTNEPNNLQTLCSTCNRDKSIREMHFRRTATLLRAVPPLEFPSGFASSNPDQLERDLRRTINMFFQCAAVDHIETGARGPRRREWRIHLRSGNPREWLEGHASALFAQIRSAQNGDRAAQIQRLAVMASGDDEFGRAEYRFEPNALPDMRPLKSRDLKPRSAVAVYAPTIRGFPNEPLAAKLVRVDPRRKVADIRVQIGQKTEEVTEVPFAAIFHWDALAIVGKE